From the genome of Phlebotomus papatasi isolate M1 chromosome 2, Ppap_2.1, whole genome shotgun sequence:
TTTTATCTGTCTTTTGCCATCGGGTAAGAAAGCACGTTTGAGTTCAAAGAGAACATGAAGTAGCATTCCCGTGAGGATGTATGTTAGGATCTTTGGTTCTTGTATAATAAAACTATTTGAAAAGAAGATAATAACGAGTACAAGATAGACTATTCTTGTGATTGTGTTGGAAAATTTCCCAATTTCATTccaattttcaacaatattgcTCCAATGTTGAATAATAAAGAGCCCAAGGATCAGTATATTAAATGCAGCCATGTAGAGCATAACAGAGTTGATGGTATTAGCTGAGATCCACTTGAGTGCCACAATACTCACAATACAGATGACATTGCTGGCATAGATGAATGTTACGATGGAAGTACTGAAAAGACGCTCCAGTTGGCGTATTTTCAAATTATGAAACAGCAGGAAGCACCCAAATACAGTCAGTATGGCAATTAGTAGGCCATTTGTCATTGATTCTGCATCAAATCTCACCCAAATTTCATGGCATGCTACGAGAACACCACGTAAATGACCCTGAAGATCTTTGGCAAAATTCACAAATGCCGCTTCAGAATAGATTGAATTGACCCGATGTGACAGTACgagaaatttattttccaaatcatCAATATGATCAGGACGAAAGGTACCAAGATTTGTGCTGGCATAGTGCTGAAAGTATCTCTGAATTTGTTTGGCATTTTGCCACATGTGCAGCAAAAGGGTCTCCATACGTGGTACCTTCTCAACTTCTGGCAACAAATCCATCCTTATACTACCCAAGTTGGAATAGGGAATTGGAATACCAAAGATTGCAGCAAGTGTTGGCACCAAATCAATCTGTTGCATCTCATTCCCATTGCCATTCATTATTAGATCATTGCCCTTAGCATAAGCAAATATCAAGGATGTTAATTCATCAGCTGAATCACCTCCATGATCACCATTTGATGTCATCCCATGATCCCCAATTACCAATAACATCGTATCATTGGCCATTTCATCAATAACTCTCCTCACTACAGCATCCATCTCTCCCAATTTCCTACTCATTTCCCTATGCAATGGCCCATGCTTATGCCCACAGTGATCAACCCCGAGGAAATGAGCCACCAATAAATCCCAATCATTCTCCCTCAATTCATCCGGCAAATGCTTCTCAATGCGCCTGTCCACGGTATCCAAATCGAAAATATTGAAACTGGGATAGCTATATTCCCTGGTAAATCTCCCAGGAAACAAATCAGTCCATGTACTATCACCCAAAAATACCGCTGTCATATTCCTTCCCACAATTTGATCAATAATATTATCCTCATTAATTTCAGGAGATGCAAAATTCGACCCAATATCGATAAATGTTGGCAAACTCCCCGTTGTCAATCCCTTAAGTCTCTGCATTGTTGTTGTTGGCGGATCAGCCATAAATTTCAACATCCTACTCCTCCTGGGATGCTTCTGCAGCATCTCACTGAAGACAGGCATGCGATTCTGATACGCCAGCGGTTTCCGTAAACCTACACATGCACCCATCATTTTAACACCCTTCCTTCCTCTTCTCtccctcacaaaaaaaaaaatccccactTACCTGGATCATAAATTCCAAAGTCATATTTGAGAGCATCTATTACCAGCAGAATCACTCTGCTCTTCTTGGGCAGACAAATACTGTCAGATAAGTTAACATTGTTCAAATACTGATTTATTCTCGTGCCTGAAGTACAGTGTGTCTGCAATATAAAGACAGCCCAATTAGCATATGAGGTAATCACCTGGGGtgataaaaaataaaccaaCCTCATTTGCAGGGCAAGCATCCGGAAAGGACACACACGATGTCCGTTCCTTCTGCACCACCCTCGTCAGGAGGAATCCACTTGAAAATATATGAACACCACAGAATATTGTATACCCTATCCATACTAGAACTAGAAAATATCTCCACTGTCTCTCCATTCACTCAATTTCACCgggaaaatcacaattttcacaACATTCGGTCTTTTTATTTGGCTTTGGATAAATCTTTGGGACAaaaatgaggttatgtgatGGCAACAAATTTCCCGGTTGTACATGCGTAGCATTTCTGAACGAAGGCAAATCACTTACGTTCAAGTGGTACATACGGCATATggttatatcgctccttggaaatcaCAATGGGCTAACTTAGTTTTTTGAcacacacttttttttattttgaaggagaataataataataataatgctggcacaacattccatgaaggaactaggcgtTCCCGCagggggatttctagacatgcattattattttttcttgtacgggatgaggttttcagtcccatgcccgtggaatcaagtgcagtgaagctcactggatgcaatccgaacacctttaactccAGAAAAAATTCCTgggagggaattctgtaactcaatgaacgcttcactagtgaacgattcactaGTGAAAAGTTCACGGGCTTCtcttcacgactgctagaaaagttattctgtaactTTGCGTGAAGTAGAAATGGGAAGtgtgttgaaaattttattaaatttaagattttcatcatttttttaactaaataacAGTGGAAAACACTAGAATTAAGTATTAGAAATGATATAGTGCTGTTTTTCAAGatgagtatgaaaaaaaatttcattggcCTCACTGAGTGATAACATCATCcaccgaaaaattgacaagtgaaacacataacctaaaattcacgtgaagctatcgcaagttacagaatctctttttgCGATCACAGTGATCGCAGAagggttacagaattcccccctggtgacctaaaggggattcgaaacccgggacacttgcatcatagagcgagtgctctaccacttgacccatttagTGCCCATTTTGAAGAATGGTTCTTTATATTTTGTGGTGTGAGGGTCGTAAGGATTTATTATCTGCctagaaaacaaacaaaattttcttcatggtttatagggtggagtaaccacatATCGCCACTTTAAGGAAAAtgtcaaattaatttgattattattaatcgagtcgaggcattaaaaaattaaacatgccTTGCCCAGAAACGGGCTACGTCAATAGCGGCAGCACTTGTCGACATTAAAGCTTCTGCATCGCAAGATTCAGGTGACAAATGACAAACACACAAGTAGGGAGTAGTTTGGACTACCCCACAGTG
Proteins encoded in this window:
- the LOC129804568 gene encoding GPI ethanolamine phosphate transferase 3, which translates into the protein MERQWRYFLVLVWIGYTIFCGVHIFSSGFLLTRVVQKERTSCVSFPDACPANETHCTSGTRINQYLNNVNLSDSICLPKKSRVILLVIDALKYDFGIYDPGLRKPLAYQNRMPVFSEMLQKHPRRSRMLKFMADPPTTTMQRLKGLTTGSLPTFIDIGSNFASPEINEDNIIDQIVGRNMTAVFLGDSTWTDLFPGRFTREYSYPSFNIFDLDTVDRRIEKHLPDELRENDWDLLVAHFLGVDHCGHKHGPLHREMSRKLGEMDAVVRRVIDEMANDTMLLVIGDHGMTSNGDHGGDSADELTSLIFAYAKGNDLIMNGNGNEMQQIDLVPTLAAIFGIPIPYSNLGSIRMDLLPEVEKVPRMETLLLHMWQNAKQIQRYFQHYASTNLGTFRPDHIDDLENKFLVLSHRVNSIYSEAAFVNFAKDLQGHLRGVLVACHEIWVRFDAESMTNGLLIAILTVFGCFLLFHNLKIRQLERLFSTSIVTFIYASNVICIVSIVALKWISANTINSVMLYMAAFNILILGLFIIQHWSNIVENWNEIGKFSNTITRIVYLVLVIIFFSNSFIIQEPKILTYILTGMLLHVLFELKRAFLPDGKRQIKLLTIFSSVPMQLIGLATIAIFCLRIAHMFFRCREEHGNCLEFVGIGNPNGGGGGKSQAVARRKLDLIAVVAVALFATLTRIYLRSCGNLSGYSWNTILARYGPTLATICTSGYFLLSPKNGKTSGIPQLHIDAMAWIVGGIFLMQMLILVFRPLMIYVVPQGMVDDTVNTGRLIPDLYRRLKTIYGEDRENRERNKIPIICGLGTVYSSTMVSYFVIFTILMALLLGAKAATGLLVTMLVAAVFIILTGVLRYQTAKSLESCLQPTFATLVVWLLLIHFTFYTTSHQTTLSQIDWHPAFVGRTAYHDHSNIISASLVIISTFCGAVLLGTIFPLVTLAPFFIYSALPNLATYHRDMAPERRPERLKTSNNVEYRKVNISRADDEVTGEETTMNVVEYDITKGELNLFENEALFIGAIFKSACQLMALQGLRIFCSMLACTIHCRHLMVWKIFAPRFIYEGISTYVLLGAILFSYLMLIRIHRAVVNLIVKFTKFN